One Spirosoma agri DNA window includes the following coding sequences:
- the gmk gene encoding guanylate kinase encodes MDGKLIIFSAPSGSGKTTIVKHLLAENTNLGFSISACTRDRRGRSEENGKDYYFLTPEDFKQKIDGGEFVEWEEVYTGAFYGTLKSEIERVWATGKHVLFDVDVQGGLKLKDYYGEKALAVFVQVPDEETLRQRLIGRGSETEESLSKRLFKVHFEMSFKNRFDVILVNDDLETSLNKAQKLVDDFVQKNEVPAKGAIL; translated from the coding sequence TTGGACGGCAAACTTATCATTTTCTCTGCCCCTTCCGGTTCCGGAAAAACTACCATTGTTAAGCATCTGCTAGCCGAGAACACGAATCTCGGTTTTTCCATTTCGGCCTGTACCCGCGACCGGCGGGGCAGAAGCGAAGAAAATGGCAAGGATTATTACTTCCTGACACCGGAGGATTTTAAGCAAAAGATAGACGGTGGCGAGTTTGTCGAATGGGAAGAAGTATATACGGGCGCTTTCTACGGTACACTGAAATCAGAGATTGAACGCGTGTGGGCAACCGGCAAACATGTTCTGTTCGATGTGGACGTGCAAGGTGGCTTGAAGTTGAAAGACTATTACGGTGAAAAAGCACTGGCCGTGTTCGTGCAGGTTCCGGATGAAGAAACGCTGCGTCAACGACTGATCGGACGCGGTTCGGAAACCGAAGAGAGCCTGTCGAAGCGATTATTTAAAGTGCACTTCGAGATGAGTTTCAAAAATCGCTTCGACGTAATCCTGGTCAATGATGACCTGGAAACATCGCTCAATAAAGCGCAGAAACTTGTCGATGATTTTGTTCAGAAGAACGAAGTGCCCGCCAAAGGCGCTATTCTTTAA
- the nadD gene encoding nicotinate (nicotinamide) nucleotide adenylyltransferase: MRIGLFFGSFNPIHIGHLIIANTMATTTDLEQVWFVVSPQNPFKKTKSLLHEFDRLDMVERAIADNSRLKATNIEFSMPKPSFTIDTLTRLTEKYPQHTFTLIMGEDNLEQFANWKNYDKILDYYGLYVYPRPKALESAFKTHPKVKLVESPLLDISATFIRNCIRANRSIRYMVPEVVEEMITRKKFFL; encoded by the coding sequence TTGCGTATCGGCTTATTTTTTGGCTCGTTCAATCCTATTCACATTGGTCACCTGATCATTGCCAATACCATGGCGACGACGACCGATCTGGAGCAGGTTTGGTTTGTGGTGTCGCCCCAAAATCCTTTCAAGAAGACGAAAAGTTTACTGCATGAGTTTGACCGGCTCGATATGGTCGAACGCGCTATTGCCGACAACAGCCGTCTGAAGGCCACGAATATTGAGTTTTCGATGCCCAAACCCAGCTTTACGATCGATACGCTAACGCGATTGACTGAAAAATACCCGCAGCATACGTTTACGCTGATTATGGGCGAGGATAACTTGGAGCAGTTCGCGAATTGGAAAAACTACGACAAGATTCTGGACTACTACGGCCTATACGTTTATCCGCGACCCAAGGCGTTAGAAAGTGCATTCAAAACGCATCCGAAAGTCAAGCTGGTCGAATCGCCCCTGCTGGATATATCGGCGACATTTATCCGAAACTGCATTCGGGCCAATCGCTCAATCCGATACATGGTGCCGGAGGTGGTAGAAGAGATGATCACGCGCAAAAAGTTTTTCCTCTAA
- a CDS encoding M28 family peptidase — protein MTNSILSYSIALLLVTAGACKTKQSQSDATQTTEQSARVAAPAFNADSAYTYIDQQVKFGPRVPNTPAHVQTGNYLAAKLKQFGCEVIEQNFVATTWDGKKLNARNIIGSINPKAAKRIVLASHWDSRPHADQDEDAADKTKPVTAANDGASGVGVLLELARTIQQSQQKLSVGIDLIFFDAEDWGNGEKAANDFEKESGNQYDYIGFCLGSRYWSKNLHKPGYSAYYGILLDMVGAKNATFAKEGLSMQFAPTVVNNVWQTASQAGYSQYFVDTQGGQITDDHVAPNTIAKIPMIDIIHTNIGTGGFFPAWHTAEDDMTNIDRGTLKAVGQTLLQVLYNEK, from the coding sequence ATGACTAACTCTATTTTAAGCTACTCAATAGCGCTTCTGCTGGTGACCGCTGGCGCTTGTAAAACCAAACAGAGCCAGAGCGATGCCACTCAGACTACTGAACAGTCGGCCAGGGTAGCGGCTCCCGCTTTCAACGCGGACTCTGCTTACACCTACATTGACCAACAGGTGAAGTTTGGACCACGCGTACCAAACACGCCCGCCCACGTTCAGACGGGCAATTACCTTGCGGCCAAGCTGAAACAATTCGGCTGTGAGGTGATCGAGCAGAATTTTGTGGCAACGACGTGGGATGGCAAAAAACTGAATGCCCGCAACATAATCGGCAGCATCAATCCCAAAGCCGCAAAGCGCATTGTGCTGGCCTCACACTGGGATTCGCGCCCACATGCTGATCAGGACGAAGATGCCGCCGACAAGACTAAACCGGTTACAGCGGCCAATGACGGAGCCAGTGGCGTGGGCGTGTTGCTCGAACTGGCCCGTACCATCCAGCAGAGCCAACAAAAGCTATCCGTTGGCATCGATCTTATTTTCTTCGACGCCGAAGACTGGGGCAATGGTGAAAAAGCAGCGAATGACTTCGAAAAAGAAAGCGGTAATCAGTACGATTACATTGGTTTTTGCTTAGGCTCGCGCTATTGGTCTAAAAACCTGCATAAACCCGGCTACTCCGCTTACTACGGTATTTTGCTGGACATGGTAGGGGCTAAAAACGCTACCTTCGCGAAAGAGGGTTTATCCATGCAATTCGCCCCGACGGTTGTTAATAACGTTTGGCAAACCGCCAGTCAGGCTGGCTACAGTCAGTATTTTGTGGATACGCAGGGTGGTCAGATCACAGACGACCACGTGGCTCCGAATACGATCGCCAAGATTCCGATGATCGATATTATTCATACCAATATTGGGACGGGCGGATTTTTTCCCGCCTGGCACACCGCCGAAGACGATATGACGAACATCGACCGGGGTACGCTCAAAGCCGTTGGTCAAACGCTGTTGCAGGTACTCTATAACGAAAAGTAA
- the cysS gene encoding cysteine--tRNA ligase has protein sequence MQPLHLHNTLSRKKELFEPLSPPYVGMYVCGPTVYNYVHLGNVRTFLTFDTLYRYLTFIGYKVRYVRNLTDVGHLVGDGDDGEDKIGRMAKLEKVEPMEIVQRFTNDFHTVMAQFNTIPPSIEPTATGHMVEQIEAVQTLLDNGLAYESNGSVYFDIETYNKRGGNYGKLSGRILDDLLNETRELDGQSEKRSPLDFALWKRAAPEHLMRWNSPWGAGFPGWHLECTCMSTKYLGKQFDIHGGGMDLKFPHHECEIAQGDGLTGHDPVRYWMHSNMLTVNGQKMSKSLGNSFLPSELFAGSHYLLEQPYSPMTVRFFMLQSHYRSTLDFSNDALKAAQKGYRRLANGLRVVKTLTYQADESITPSEEKQQDIRQAVQQFYDAMNDDLNTAVGIAQLFSLLKYINMIYLNQLQSATLGEEVFNLLKESFVRFMQDVLGLLEEGTDNQPVLEGLLTLYREYKEQKQYDKVDQIRSYFKAQGLAIKDMKHQIDWAYEE, from the coding sequence ATGCAACCACTACACCTACACAATACGCTTTCTCGTAAAAAAGAACTGTTTGAGCCCCTGAGTCCGCCTTATGTTGGCATGTACGTCTGTGGCCCCACGGTCTATAATTATGTCCACCTGGGCAACGTACGTACCTTCCTGACGTTCGACACGCTATACCGGTATCTGACGTTTATCGGCTACAAAGTCCGCTACGTCCGTAACCTGACCGATGTGGGCCACCTAGTTGGGGATGGCGACGATGGTGAGGATAAGATCGGTCGTATGGCGAAGCTGGAAAAAGTTGAGCCGATGGAAATTGTGCAGCGTTTCACGAATGATTTTCATACCGTGATGGCGCAGTTCAATACCATCCCGCCGAGCATTGAACCGACCGCTACCGGCCATATGGTCGAACAGATCGAAGCGGTGCAAACCTTGCTGGACAACGGCCTGGCGTACGAATCGAACGGTTCTGTTTATTTTGACATTGAGACCTACAACAAGCGGGGTGGTAACTACGGCAAGCTGTCTGGCCGGATTCTGGACGATCTGCTGAACGAGACCCGAGAGTTGGACGGGCAGTCTGAAAAGCGGAGCCCGCTCGATTTTGCCCTCTGGAAACGGGCCGCTCCCGAGCACCTGATGCGCTGGAATTCGCCTTGGGGTGCCGGTTTTCCGGGCTGGCACCTTGAATGTACCTGCATGAGCACCAAATACCTGGGCAAGCAGTTTGACATTCACGGGGGTGGTATGGATTTGAAATTTCCGCACCACGAATGCGAAATTGCGCAGGGCGATGGCCTGACCGGTCACGATCCTGTCCGCTACTGGATGCACTCGAATATGCTGACCGTCAACGGGCAGAAAATGTCAAAGTCGCTCGGCAACTCATTTTTGCCTTCTGAACTGTTCGCGGGTAGTCATTACCTGTTGGAGCAACCGTACAGTCCCATGACGGTTCGTTTCTTTATGCTCCAGTCCCACTACCGCAGTACGCTCGATTTTTCGAATGACGCGCTCAAGGCGGCCCAGAAGGGCTATCGACGGCTGGCGAACGGTTTACGCGTCGTCAAGACGCTGACCTACCAGGCTGACGAGTCCATTACCCCAAGTGAGGAAAAGCAACAGGACATTCGGCAGGCAGTGCAGCAGTTTTACGACGCCATGAACGACGATCTCAATACCGCCGTTGGTATTGCGCAGTTATTCAGCCTGTTGAAGTACATCAACATGATCTACCTGAACCAGCTTCAGTCGGCCACCCTGGGCGAAGAGGTCTTCAATTTGCTCAAGGAGTCGTTCGTACGGTTCATGCAGGATGTGTTGGGCTTACTGGAAGAAGGTACGGATAACCAGCCGGTACTGGAGGGTCTGCTGACACTTTATCGTGAGTATAAAGAGCAGAAACAGTACGATAAAGTAGACCAGATTCGTTCGTATTTCAAGGCGCAGGGACTGGCTATCAAAGACATGAAACACCAGATCGACTGGGCTTACGAAGAATAA
- a CDS encoding PfkB family carbohydrate kinase gives MSLLTVGSVAFDALETPFGKTDKIIGGSGTYIALSASYFTKDNNLVAVVGDDFPQATIDDFNQHGINTEGLQVRAGEKTFFWSGKYHNDMNSRDTLETQLNVLEHFDPIIPEAYQNCSYLMLGNSTPSVQKTVIERLRNRPKLIVLDTMNLWISIANDDLMSVLKLVDILVVNDEEARQLTNEYSLVKAAARIQAMGPKTVIIKKGEHGALLFSEGRTFFAPALPLEEVFDPTGAGDTFVGGFIGYLAKTDDASFDNMKRAIIYGSAMASFCVEKFGAERIMNLTADEIKTRVNEFITLSAFGLES, from the coding sequence ATGAGCTTACTTACCGTTGGTTCCGTGGCATTCGATGCGCTGGAAACCCCGTTTGGCAAAACCGACAAAATTATTGGCGGTTCTGGTACCTATATTGCGCTTTCGGCGTCTTATTTCACTAAAGATAACAACCTGGTTGCTGTTGTCGGTGACGATTTTCCGCAGGCTACGATCGATGACTTCAACCAGCACGGTATCAATACGGAAGGATTGCAGGTTCGGGCGGGGGAAAAAACGTTCTTCTGGTCAGGCAAATATCACAACGATATGAACAGCCGCGATACGCTGGAAACCCAACTGAATGTGCTGGAGCATTTTGATCCAATCATTCCGGAAGCTTACCAAAATTGCTCATACCTGATGTTGGGCAACAGTACGCCATCTGTCCAGAAAACGGTTATCGAGCGACTACGGAACCGTCCGAAACTAATTGTACTCGACACGATGAACCTGTGGATCTCGATCGCAAACGATGATCTGATGAGCGTGCTTAAACTTGTGGATATACTGGTTGTCAACGACGAAGAAGCCCGTCAGCTAACGAACGAGTATTCGCTGGTCAAGGCTGCGGCCAGGATTCAGGCGATGGGACCGAAGACAGTCATCATTAAAAAAGGCGAACACGGTGCTTTGCTATTTAGCGAAGGCCGCACCTTCTTTGCGCCCGCCTTACCACTCGAAGAAGTATTTGATCCAACCGGCGCGGGCGATACGTTTGTGGGTGGCTTCATTGGCTATCTGGCGAAAACCGATGACGCATCGTTCGACAACATGAAACGAGCCATCATTTACGGATCAGCTATGGCGTCGTTCTGCGTCGAGAAATTTGGGGCCGAGCGGATAATGAATCTGACGGCGGATGAAATCAAGACGCGGGTTAACGAATTTATAACGTTGTCGGCTTTTGGCCTGGAAAGTTAG
- a CDS encoding glycosyltransferase: protein MIILYLIYLVFLSYLALSVFYLAVFAVAGRFGRADDRYQPGQVRDFGKIGVLIPAYKEDAVIVDSVRANLAQGYPADRFELIVIADSFQPHTLELLATLPIRVIEVSFEVSTVSKAINAALAQIPDHQYDILVVSDADNHMATDFLSRINTAFSQGWKAVQGHRVAKNTETSVAVLDAISEEINNYIFRKGSRALGLASSIIGSGMAFDPVLMKRGMASLHTMGGYDKELEMNIVLSGHKIGYLEDAFVYDEKVAQQAVFENQRTRWIAAQWQFLKFYFRRGVTELVNGRMASAFKVIQALVLPRVILLGVLLACTLLGLLSADSTFLILPLTSLLLLVFSLIIAVPGYLWKRVTMREVMLIPVLMLRFARAIFNIRKAFKSFMHTPHTSTPDKPTDTVRMS from the coding sequence ATGATTATACTATACCTGATCTACCTCGTTTTTTTAAGCTATCTGGCGCTTAGCGTATTTTATTTGGCTGTATTTGCGGTTGCCGGCCGTTTTGGCCGCGCCGATGATCGATACCAGCCCGGTCAGGTCCGGGACTTTGGAAAGATAGGTGTTTTAATCCCTGCTTATAAAGAAGACGCCGTTATCGTCGACTCCGTAAGGGCTAATCTAGCCCAAGGCTACCCTGCCGACCGCTTCGAACTGATTGTAATAGCCGATTCATTCCAGCCCCATACCCTTGAGTTGCTGGCGACGTTGCCAATTCGAGTCATTGAGGTTTCGTTTGAGGTATCAACCGTATCGAAGGCTATCAACGCAGCCCTCGCGCAGATACCAGATCATCAGTACGATATTTTAGTGGTGTCAGATGCTGATAATCACATGGCAACTGATTTTCTGAGTCGTATCAATACCGCTTTCTCTCAAGGATGGAAGGCCGTTCAGGGACACCGGGTTGCCAAAAATACAGAGACCAGTGTGGCAGTACTAGATGCCATTAGCGAAGAAATAAACAATTACATATTCAGGAAAGGCAGTCGGGCGCTGGGTCTGGCTTCGTCAATTATTGGTTCCGGAATGGCCTTCGACCCGGTTTTGATGAAAAGGGGGATGGCTAGTCTGCACACGATGGGTGGGTATGACAAGGAGCTGGAAATGAACATTGTGCTGAGCGGCCATAAGATAGGCTACCTGGAAGATGCCTTTGTGTATGATGAAAAAGTAGCCCAGCAGGCCGTATTCGAAAACCAGCGTACGCGCTGGATTGCTGCCCAATGGCAGTTTCTGAAGTTCTATTTCAGACGTGGCGTAACCGAACTGGTGAATGGGCGAATGGCCAGTGCATTTAAAGTTATTCAGGCGCTTGTGCTGCCCAGAGTGATATTACTTGGTGTGCTTCTCGCTTGTACGCTCCTGGGTTTGCTCAGCGCTGATTCCACATTCCTGATTCTTCCTCTTACATCGCTGCTGCTATTGGTTTTCAGTTTGATCATTGCTGTTCCCGGCTACCTGTGGAAACGGGTTACCATGCGTGAAGTCATGCTGATTCCGGTGTTGATGCTGCGTTTTGCACGTGCTATTTTCAACATTCGGAAAGCGTTCAAAAGCTTTATGCACACGCCCCATACCAGCACGCCCGACAAACCAACCGATACGGTGCGAATGTCCTGA
- a CDS encoding TolC family protein encodes MNIYLYRISLIIYSRSIPILLLSLLISSVGVAQKANGRRLMMFGQSAGLANDTVYLDIDQDIAVQLLPFDELVKIAVTNSPLIKYQNEIANSLNSSYQGTKAQILQNVGGSASYSAGNQSIVSSGALITSRDPIGQIANGYRVGVDMRVSLYDLFGRKHQIRQAYSNYRAAVIQKETVEQQLKRELIVLYQDMITSQQILKLRLVDEQASLAAYRIAEVETQKGKITADLLASATSRYIETKTITEQVKGEFLKNVHIFETLMGAPIQRLKRN; translated from the coding sequence ATGAATATTTACCTTTATCGAATTTCGTTAATAATTTATTCCCGAAGTATTCCGATTTTGTTGCTTAGTCTACTGATATCGTCAGTAGGTGTAGCCCAGAAAGCGAATGGTAGAAGGCTCATGATGTTTGGGCAATCGGCTGGACTCGCTAATGACACAGTTTACCTGGACATTGATCAGGATATCGCTGTTCAACTGCTTCCGTTTGATGAGTTGGTGAAAATAGCGGTAACAAATTCACCCTTGATTAAATACCAGAATGAAATTGCCAATTCGCTGAATTCGAGTTACCAGGGAACAAAGGCACAGATTCTACAGAATGTTGGGGGATCGGCGAGTTACTCAGCGGGTAATCAGTCAATCGTTTCCTCCGGCGCATTGATAACGAGCCGGGACCCGATCGGTCAGATTGCAAATGGCTACCGAGTGGGTGTCGACATGCGGGTATCGTTATATGATTTGTTTGGCCGTAAGCATCAGATCCGTCAGGCTTATTCAAACTACCGGGCGGCTGTTATTCAGAAAGAAACGGTTGAACAGCAATTGAAACGCGAATTGATCGTGCTATACCAGGACATGATTACCTCGCAGCAGATTCTAAAGCTTCGGCTCGTGGACGAACAGGCTTCGCTGGCTGCTTACCGGATCGCCGAGGTTGAGACGCAGAAAGGGAAAATAACGGCTGATTTGCTGGCCAGTGCCACGAGTCGGTATATAGAGACCAAAACTATAACTGAACAGGTCAAAGGAGAATTTCTAAAAAATGTTCACATCTTCGAAACGTTGATGGGCGCCCCCATTCAACGATTGAAGCGTAACTAA
- a CDS encoding GumC family protein has product MTIEVFLRLLKQHILWFILIPCVTAGTAYYVTRDEVKVYKSEATLYTGLVSRYSLLSDKQSGFVDRSSSAIDNILTTLNSKETLLQIGIDLLTDHLRLQQPDTLVLADAGFQQLRQSIPPTWQNLLLMDGDSAHLRQLVDSLARSPYDNPVKTLLIKSDSYYSIQIMGEKLKATARKNTNDVLTMEYESDDPAVAQHTLLYAIKALNKRYSNLKTSETNSVVGYYEEKLQKAKQALAQAEANLRSFNTSHKVLNYEEEASNVATSREDLIKEYNEELMRKNAAKAALDALNKRMTQQGTMNVANADLNDKQKKLSEAENKLSNARAYGQPKNVISKLQEGVAKAADDLKASALKYDAATNASDGVPAQAMASDRLAKSLEYEESVARLELYKKRMGEYQAKTNEYTPLGSQLRQLQREMSIAEKEYLDLLQQVEQSQTRRQDIAIGGTLEIMDAPSYPLSAQVSKRVQLIAIGAGVGLFIALLLTAIRFWLDKGIHSPEQAESLIGIPVSALFPTVKKPNVFSKATMASRNMFEQLFNSVNIEIAQATAKPFPPIITLFSIGSKQGKTWVANGLNQLYAEADQHVAYCYPRVTGKEQREMINGIAYFPYTVRPDFMNVTGLEYLIDYNQGFDASQFDRIVLELPPLLTNQLPVYLLKNSVLSLLVVDANSAWARAEKQLFSLYVRITNQPILLILNRVEDNYIDIPGQADIRQAPARVERSVMSQRNSS; this is encoded by the coding sequence ATGACAATCGAGGTATTTCTGCGGCTCCTGAAACAGCATATACTCTGGTTCATTTTGATCCCTTGCGTAACGGCGGGTACGGCGTATTACGTCACCAGGGATGAGGTTAAGGTCTATAAGTCTGAAGCCACACTCTATACGGGTTTGGTTTCCCGGTATTCGTTACTTTCGGATAAGCAATCTGGGTTCGTCGACCGATCTTCCAGCGCAATCGATAATATTCTAACTACACTGAACTCAAAAGAGACGCTGTTGCAGATTGGCATTGATCTGCTGACTGATCACCTCCGGCTTCAGCAACCTGATACGTTAGTACTGGCAGATGCTGGCTTTCAGCAACTCCGTCAGTCGATTCCGCCGACGTGGCAAAACTTGCTACTCATGGACGGTGACTCTGCTCACCTGCGCCAGCTTGTGGATAGTCTGGCCCGTAGCCCTTACGATAATCCGGTGAAGACACTCCTTATAAAGTCGGATTCGTATTATTCCATTCAGATAATGGGCGAAAAATTAAAGGCTACAGCCCGGAAGAACACCAACGACGTGCTGACCATGGAGTACGAGTCTGATGATCCGGCGGTGGCACAGCATACGCTGTTGTATGCCATTAAGGCATTGAACAAGCGCTACTCGAACCTGAAAACGTCTGAAACGAACTCGGTTGTTGGCTATTACGAAGAAAAATTACAGAAAGCGAAGCAGGCACTTGCCCAGGCTGAAGCGAATCTACGCTCGTTCAACACCAGCCATAAGGTGTTGAACTACGAAGAGGAAGCCAGTAACGTAGCCACTTCTCGGGAAGATCTCATCAAAGAATACAACGAAGAGTTGATGCGTAAAAACGCAGCCAAAGCAGCTCTCGATGCGCTCAACAAACGAATGACGCAGCAGGGCACCATGAATGTGGCAAATGCTGATCTGAATGACAAGCAGAAAAAGCTAAGCGAGGCTGAAAACAAATTATCCAATGCGCGCGCCTATGGTCAGCCTAAAAACGTGATCAGCAAATTGCAGGAAGGTGTTGCCAAAGCAGCGGATGACCTGAAAGCCAGCGCGTTGAAATACGATGCGGCTACGAATGCATCGGATGGCGTTCCGGCTCAGGCGATGGCTAGCGATCGGTTGGCCAAATCGCTGGAATATGAAGAGTCAGTTGCCCGTCTGGAGCTGTATAAAAAACGGATGGGCGAGTACCAGGCGAAAACAAATGAGTATACGCCCCTGGGATCACAACTTCGTCAGTTGCAGCGGGAAATGAGTATTGCGGAAAAAGAATACCTTGATTTATTACAACAGGTCGAACAGTCGCAAACTCGTCGTCAGGATATTGCCATCGGCGGAACGCTGGAAATAATGGATGCGCCTAGTTATCCGTTAAGTGCCCAGGTGTCAAAGCGGGTTCAGCTGATTGCTATCGGCGCCGGGGTTGGCCTTTTTATCGCTCTGTTGCTTACGGCTATACGTTTCTGGCTGGACAAAGGAATTCATTCGCCTGAACAGGCTGAGTCATTAATTGGAATACCGGTTTCGGCACTATTTCCAACGGTTAAGAAACCGAACGTCTTCTCGAAAGCGACGATGGCTTCGCGGAACATGTTCGAACAGTTGTTCAACAGCGTCAACATTGAGATTGCGCAGGCGACTGCCAAGCCATTTCCGCCAATTATTACGCTATTCAGTATTGGGTCTAAACAGGGAAAAACCTGGGTAGCCAATGGGTTGAATCAGCTCTACGCCGAGGCCGACCAGCATGTGGCTTACTGTTATCCGCGTGTAACCGGTAAGGAGCAGCGTGAGATGATCAATGGCATCGCTTATTTTCCTTACACCGTTCGTCCTGATTTTATGAACGTTACGGGTCTGGAATATCTGATTGACTACAATCAGGGATTTGATGCGTCTCAGTTCGACCGGATCGTACTCGAATTGCCACCGCTGCTGACGAACCAGCTTCCGGTTTATCTACTCAAAAATAGTGTTCTGTCGCTGCTTGTCGTTGACGCTAACAGCGCCTGGGCACGGGCAGAAAAGCAGTTGTTCAGTTTGTATGTACGGATAACCAATCAACCGATCCTACTCATATTGAATCGTGTTGAGGATAATTATATCGACATTCCCGGACAGGCTGATATCAGACAGGCACCCGCCAGAGTAGAGCGTTCGGTGATGTCGCAGCGTAATAGTTCTTAG